The proteins below are encoded in one region of Coffea arabica cultivar ET-39 chromosome 4c, Coffea Arabica ET-39 HiFi, whole genome shotgun sequence:
- the LOC113739687 gene encoding uncharacterized protein isoform X1: protein MAKENNSSAMDVDNQNSESVDQINSPRFSINVLQLLKSAQMQHGLRFGDYARYRRYCTARLRRLYKSLKFTHGRGKYSKRAITASMVTEVRYLHVVLYTAERAWSHAMEKKTLPDGPNARQRGYLIGRLRKAVKWATLFQDLCSIKGDSRTSLEAEAYAAYMRGNLLFEQDQNWEVALKSFKSARAVYEELGKYGDLENQVLCRERVEELEPSIRYCLHKIGESNLQTSELLRIGEMEGPALDLFRAKLEAVMSEARSQQAASMTEFHWLGHRFPISNAKTRVSILKAQELEKDIHGPKADSLPADKRLATFDKIFAAYNEARSCIRNDLASAGNSESMKDDLSGLDKAIGAVLGQRTIERNQLLVSIAISKLNKVRDDKNEKVTKPEELVRLYDLLLQNAADLSDLVSSGRDRKPEELAFAEECELKSLVFRAERCFYLAKSYSLAGKRTEAYALYCKVRFLADTALKELQNLKTADQAVIKELQTLQKESRSNSCIEHALAIMEEEQAPEKLSQKISTISLTGKDKKLEKFLMDNLDVYESAVDASVKSMSRIERFPPSFQAAARSPIVLDLAYNLIECPSLENRTKKDKKSFLGRLWR, encoded by the exons atggccaaagagaacaactcctccgcaatggatgtggacaaccagaattcggaatccgttgatcagattaatagcccgaggttctctatcaatg ttttgcagctcttgaaatcggctcagatgcagcatggattgcggtttggcgattacgctcgttaccg gaggtactgtactgctcgcctcaggagattgtacaagtcattgaaattcacgcatggccgtggtaaatatagtaaaagggcgattacagcttctatggtcactgaagtgag gtatcttcatgtggttctttatacagcagaaagagcttggagccatgctatggaaaagaaaacgctgccagatggtccaaatgcacgtcagcgtggctatctgattggtaggctgcgaaaagcagtcaaatgggctactttgtttcaagacttgtgttccattaagggagattctaggacatctttggaagcagag GCCTATGCAGCTTATATGAGGGGAAATTTGTTATTTGAACAAGATCAGAACTGGGAAGTTGCACTGAAGAGTTTCAAAAGTGCCAG GGCTGTTTATGAGGAACTTGGGAAATATGGAGACCTTGAGAACCAAGTTTTGTGCCGTGAGCGGGTTGAGGAATTAGAGCCTAGCATAAGATACTGCTTACACAAAATTGGCGAGTCAAATTTACAAACTTCTGAATTGTTACGCATAGGTGAAATGGAAGGACCTgctttggacctgtttagagcAAAGTTGGAG GCTGTTATGTCTGAGGCTAGGTCCCAGCAGGCTGCATCAATGACAGAATTCCATTGGCTTGGGCACCGATTTCCAATATCAAACGCAAAAACAAGGGTGTCCATACTGAAAG CTCAGGAACTGGAGAAGGACATTCATGGCCCAAAAGCAGACTCTCTTCCGGCAGATAAAAGACTTGCCACATTTGACAAAATATTTGCTGCATATAATGAAGCCAGAAGCTGCATTCGCAATGATTTG GCTAGTGCAGGAAATTCTGAAAGCATGAAAGATGATCTTAGTGGCCTTGATAAAGCTATTGGTGCTGTTTTAGGACAGCGAACCATCGAAAGGAACCAGTTATTGGTTAGCATTGCTATAAGCAAACTCAATAAGGTCCGTGATGATAAGAATGAAAAAGTTACCAAGCCTGAAGAGCTTGTCCGACTATATGACCTTTTGTTACAG AATGCTGCTGATCTTTCTGATTTAGTTAGCTCTGGAAGAGATAGAAAGCCAGAAGAGTTGGCTTTTGCTGAAGAGTGTGAGCTCAAAAGTTTGGTTTTCAGAGCTGAAAG GTGTTTCTATTTAGCCAAATCCTACAGTTTGGCTGGAAAGAGAACAGAAGCCTATGCTTTGTACTGCAAAGTTCGCTTTCTAGCTGATACAGCCCTTAAAGAGCTTCAAAATTTGAAGACAGCTGATCAG GCTGTGATAAAGGAGTTGCAGACACTGCAAAAAGAAAGTAGATCAAACAGCTGTATAGAGCATGCATTAGCCATCATGGAGGAAGAGCAGGCTCCAGAAAAGCTATCACAAAAGATTTCAACTATATCATTGACTGGAAAGGATAAGAAG TTGGAGAAATTTCTTATGGACAACCTGGATGTGTATGAATCAGCAGTGGATGCCAGTGTCAAGTCAATGTCACGTATTGAGCGCTTCCCACCTTCATTCCAGGCAGCTGCTCGGAGTCCAATAGTTCTTGACCTGGCATATAATCTAATAGAATGCCCATCACTGGAGAACAGGACAAAGAAGGACAAGAAAAGCTTTTTAGGTAGACTTTGGAGATGA
- the LOC113739687 gene encoding uncharacterized protein isoform X2, translating into MEKKTLPDGPNARQRGYLIGRLRKAVKWATLFQDLCSIKGDSRTSLEAEAYAAYMRGNLLFEQDQNWEVALKSFKSARAVYEELGKYGDLENQVLCRERVEELEPSIRYCLHKIGESNLQTSELLRIGEMEGPALDLFRAKLEAVMSEARSQQAASMTEFHWLGHRFPISNAKTRVSILKAQELEKDIHGPKADSLPADKRLATFDKIFAAYNEARSCIRNDLASAGNSESMKDDLSGLDKAIGAVLGQRTIERNQLLVSIAISKLNKVRDDKNEKVTKPEELVRLYDLLLQNAADLSDLVSSGRDRKPEELAFAEECELKSLVFRAERCFYLAKSYSLAGKRTEAYALYCKVRFLADTALKELQNLKTADQAVIKELQTLQKESRSNSCIEHALAIMEEEQAPEKLSQKISTISLTGKDKKLEKFLMDNLDVYESAVDASVKSMSRIERFPPSFQAAARSPIVLDLAYNLIECPSLENRTKKDKKSFLGRLWR; encoded by the exons atggaaaagaaaacgctgccagatggtccaaatgcacgtcagcgtggctatctgattggtaggctgcgaaaagcagtcaaatgggctactttgtttcaagacttgtgttccattaagggagattctaggacatctttggaagcagag GCCTATGCAGCTTATATGAGGGGAAATTTGTTATTTGAACAAGATCAGAACTGGGAAGTTGCACTGAAGAGTTTCAAAAGTGCCAG GGCTGTTTATGAGGAACTTGGGAAATATGGAGACCTTGAGAACCAAGTTTTGTGCCGTGAGCGGGTTGAGGAATTAGAGCCTAGCATAAGATACTGCTTACACAAAATTGGCGAGTCAAATTTACAAACTTCTGAATTGTTACGCATAGGTGAAATGGAAGGACCTgctttggacctgtttagagcAAAGTTGGAG GCTGTTATGTCTGAGGCTAGGTCCCAGCAGGCTGCATCAATGACAGAATTCCATTGGCTTGGGCACCGATTTCCAATATCAAACGCAAAAACAAGGGTGTCCATACTGAAAG CTCAGGAACTGGAGAAGGACATTCATGGCCCAAAAGCAGACTCTCTTCCGGCAGATAAAAGACTTGCCACATTTGACAAAATATTTGCTGCATATAATGAAGCCAGAAGCTGCATTCGCAATGATTTG GCTAGTGCAGGAAATTCTGAAAGCATGAAAGATGATCTTAGTGGCCTTGATAAAGCTATTGGTGCTGTTTTAGGACAGCGAACCATCGAAAGGAACCAGTTATTGGTTAGCATTGCTATAAGCAAACTCAATAAGGTCCGTGATGATAAGAATGAAAAAGTTACCAAGCCTGAAGAGCTTGTCCGACTATATGACCTTTTGTTACAG AATGCTGCTGATCTTTCTGATTTAGTTAGCTCTGGAAGAGATAGAAAGCCAGAAGAGTTGGCTTTTGCTGAAGAGTGTGAGCTCAAAAGTTTGGTTTTCAGAGCTGAAAG GTGTTTCTATTTAGCCAAATCCTACAGTTTGGCTGGAAAGAGAACAGAAGCCTATGCTTTGTACTGCAAAGTTCGCTTTCTAGCTGATACAGCCCTTAAAGAGCTTCAAAATTTGAAGACAGCTGATCAG GCTGTGATAAAGGAGTTGCAGACACTGCAAAAAGAAAGTAGATCAAACAGCTGTATAGAGCATGCATTAGCCATCATGGAGGAAGAGCAGGCTCCAGAAAAGCTATCACAAAAGATTTCAACTATATCATTGACTGGAAAGGATAAGAAG TTGGAGAAATTTCTTATGGACAACCTGGATGTGTATGAATCAGCAGTGGATGCCAGTGTCAAGTCAATGTCACGTATTGAGCGCTTCCCACCTTCATTCCAGGCAGCTGCTCGGAGTCCAATAGTTCTTGACCTGGCATATAATCTAATAGAATGCCCATCACTGGAGAACAGGACAAAGAAGGACAAGAAAAGCTTTTTAGGTAGACTTTGGAGATGA
- the LOC113739683 gene encoding uncharacterized protein: MMSRIEEYNRELEALRVKEKVENMIHNEDYAGARDTLQRARNLFPLGEIVPKQTVCEILSAANINFPGCEIDYYWVLQLVPSAKTFDIKHQYQKLRNMLQPLKHNFPGTDVALKLIEDAFFVLSDNQKRSEFNLQRSTAWENYESPPLEATISSELSEMKGGMSALASGDCQNVSLENLGTRSQDCLTTGMHLMRNGGAWSNSTSNTSEGDMAEVMLDVNTLSEQNHAVSRDHPSSSRNMAHEVLYQDIYNFDDDREVDNMAIGQIWATHYQSNEHQNRRYAQIIARSMSTVTVMWLKPIPVTNAERRWCEAGLPVGCGSFRLDLESGEQVIAPLQFSYKCSLTTEVAAQQFDMYPQKGEVWAVYEDWNLEEWSYNPEVTNSCNYRLVEILSDFSTYTGFDCTYLVKVPGFRSIFQRETGGGISITVRVLPRMLYSLSHKVLAYRLTGEEIDGVVSGMLEVDQLALPNNMRGKPDEAEMWKMEESGGKADDDAIMSERKSPNLSSLTGQVWAVYCGRDKMPRQYVVIHNVFSRTQVLVKFLEPEPEPEPEPDLDNNWRQKSLPIACGAFSVGDVIMGMKISQLSHLVKVGKTMPGYVIYPAKGEIWAMYQRWNCEWKLSDLESCEYWIVEVLSDFSEREKIVVARLGEVKGCFTFFQRLQLDGFEMICEISRAEIHSFSHRIPFCKVPGVGDYGISESSLHLEPNCLPPKRRKLA, encoded by the coding sequence ATGATGAGCAGGATAGAGGAGTATAACAGAGAATTGGAGGCTCTTCGTGTAAAGGAGAAAGTGGAGAACATGATTCATAATGAAGACTATGCTGGTGCAAGGGATACTTTGCAAAGAGCCCGTAATCTTTTTCCGCTTGGTGAAATTGTTCCTAAGCAGACTGTATGTGAAATCCTATCAGCTGCCAATATCAACTTTCCAGGTTGTGAGATTGACTACTACTGGGTCCTTCAACTTGTGCCATCAGCCAAGACATTTGACATAAAGCATCAGTATCAGAAACTTAGAAACATGCTGCAACCTTTGAAGCATAACTTCCCAGGTACAGATGTGGCTCTTAAACTCATAGAGGATGCTTTCTTTGTGCTTTCTGACAATCAAAAGCGTTCTGAATTCAATTTGCAACGTAGCACTGCCTGGGAAAATTATGAATCACCTCCTCTAGAAGCAACAATTTCCTCTGAATTGTCTGAAATGAAGGGAGGAATGTCTGCTCTAGCCTCTGGTGATTgtcaaaatgtatctttagaaAACCTGGGGACAAGGAGTCAGGATTGTTTGACAACGGGCATGCATCTAATGAGAAATGGAGGAGCTTGGTCAAATTCTACCAGTAATACTTCCGAAGGAGATATGGCAGAAGTTATGCTTGACGTGAACACTCTATCAGAACAGAACCATGCTGTTTCAAGGGATCATCCATCCTCTTCCAGAAATATGGCCCATGAAGTGCTTTATCAGGATATCTACAACTTCGATGATGACAGAGAAGTAGATAATATGGCAATAGGCCAAATATGGGCGACACACTATCAATCAAATGAACATCAAAATCGCCGATATGCTCAAATTATCGCCAGGTCTATGTCTACAGTTACTGTGATGTGGCTGAAACCAATTCCAGTTACTAATGCAGAGAGAAGATGGTGTGAGGCCGGGCTACCTGTTGGATGTGGATCTTTTCGACTGGACTTGGAGTCGGGGGAACAGGTAATTGCACCTTTGCAGTTCTCCTACAAATGCTCTCTGACTACTGAAGTGGCAGCACAACAGTTTGACATGTATCCACAGAAAGGTGAGGTTTGGGCGGTTTATGAGGATTGGAACCTCGAAGAATGGTCCTACAATCCTGAAGTTACAAATAGTTGCAACTATAGATTAGTTGAAATTCTCTCAGATTTTTCAACATATACTGGATTTGACTGCACGTATTTGGTGAAGGTTCCAGGTTTCAGGAGCATTTTTCAGAGGGAAACAGGAGGAGGCATTTCCATCACTGTTCGCGTCCTTCCACGCATGTTATACTCCCTATCCCACAAGGTTCTGGCATATAGGTTAACTGGAGAAGAGATTGATGGAGTAGTCAGTGGGATGTTGGAGGTTGACCAGTTAGCATTGCCAAATAATATGAGAGGAAAACCAGACGAGGCAGAGATGTGGAAGATGGAAGAGTCAGGTGGTAAAGCAGATGATGATGCAATAATGTCGGAGAGAAAAAGCCCAAATCTTTCTAGTTTGACAGGTCAGGTTTGGGCTGTCTACTGTGGAAGAGATAAAATGCCTCGGCAGTATGTGGTTATACACAACGTGTTCTCAAGAACCCAAGTACTTGTTAAATTTTTGGAACCTGAACCTGAACCTGAACCTGAACCTGACTTGGATAATAATTGGCGGCAGAAGAGTTTACCTATCGCATGTGGAGCATTTAGCGTTGGAGACGTAATCATGGGTATGAAAATTTCGCAGTTATCACATCTAGTCAAGGTTGGGAAAACTATGCCTGGCTACGTGATTTATCCTGCGAAAGGCGAGATTTGGGCTATGTACCAAAGGTGGAACTGTGAGTGGAAGCTTTCTGATCTAGAAAGTTGTGAATATTGGATTGTTGAAGTTCTATCAGACTTCTCAGAAAGAGAGAAGATTGTGGTAGCGAGGCTGGGTGAAGTGAAGGGCTGCTTCACTTTTTTTCAGCGGCTGCAGCTGGACGGCTTTGAAATGATTTGTGAAATTTCAAGAGCTGAGATCCATAGTTTTTCCCACAGGATTCCTTTTTGTAAAGTCCCTGGTGTTGGAGATTATGGCATTTCAGAGAGTTCTTTACATTTAGAACCCAACTGTTTGCCTCCAAAACGGAGAAAGCTGGCATGA